In the genome of Streptomyces fagopyri, the window CGCCGAGGACGAGTTCGTGCGGTACGGCCCGGTAGTCACGGACGAACGCGGTCGCGTCCTCCCGCAGCGCCACCGGCACCCGTAAGAGATCGGCCCCGGCCCGGCGCGGCATCCGTACCTTCCGCAGGACGTCGAAGCCGACGAGCCGCAGTTCGACGACTCCGGGCTTGACGTCCCGTACGTACACGGCGTGAACGCCCCAAGCGTGCCGAAGGCGTTCGGCCGAGGCCGCCAGGTCCGCGGGTTCCTGACCCGGGGCGAGCCTGAGCCGCATACGCAGACCGGTCGAGGTGGGCCGGATGATGCCCCGGCGCGGCGGTACCGGCCGGACCTCACGTCGAGTGGTCGCCCTGACGGCCAGGGCCCGCCAGCGTGAGGGCTCGACGGTCAGACCACATGCGTCCATGGTCGAGGAGTAGGAGCCCAGCAGCCGGGCCACCGAGACCGGCAGCCCGACCGTGGACCAGTACGCGGCGGGGTGAGCATGCTTGAGGTAGGCCGTGCCGCCTATCGCGGCGAAGGCCCCGCCCAGCTCCGCCACCGTCACCAGGTCGGTCACGCGATCAGCCCGCCTCAGCCATCGAGAAGGCCCCCGGCATGACGGCGGTCGCCCGGTAGGCGATGCCGTGGCGCTGCTGGCCGTTGAACACGCTCTGCCAAGGGCGGGCCACCAGGCCCGGCAGCGCGACCGGGGCTCCGACAGTCAGCCCTTCCGTGACCCCGCTTTCAGGGACCGTGACCTGAATCAGGGCCGATTCGCCGTCGTCGATGTAGACGACTCCCAGGGTCATCAGGGTCTCGCCGCTCACGGCGTCCTTGGCGATCTCACCGGTCTGCCGGTCACGCACCTTCGGCGCCGGCGCTTCGGTGAGCAGGATCGTGGCGGACGAGGCATCGATACGGATTACACGCACAGAGGGTCTCCTTCTGAGGAAGATCAACCCATCACCTGACAGGTTGACTTAGCAAGTTCGAAGTTAGAGTTGCCAGGTTGACTTGTTAAGTGCGATTCCGCCTCAACGGCCGCCATCCTGGGGCTAGTTCAAGCGGTACGTGTCTTCGAGCTCCTGCCGATCGGCGGGAAGCAGCACGTCGGAAACCTGTAGCGCCTGGCCCGCGGCATCGAAGGCGGCCACCAGAACGCTGAGGACGGGCACACCGTCAGGCAGACCGAGGAGCGCCGCTTCGCCGGCATCCGCCAGCCGGGCGGAGACCCGCTCCGTCACATGGTCGAAGCGGACTTTCTTCCGCCCCTCCAAGTGTTCCCGGATCCCGGCACCCAACGGCTCGGAGCTCCCGAGGTCGGTGCCATCGACCAGGCCGGCGGGGAAGTACGACGAGACGAGTTCGACCGCTTCCCCCTCGTCCTCGACCAGGAACCGGCGCATCAGGACTTCGGCGCGCTTGGGCAGCCCGAGCACCGAGGCGACGCGCGCCGGAACGGACACTCGGTCAACCGCGACCAGCCGCCCCGGAGTCTGCGACTCCTCGCGCTCCAGCGTTTCCCGCCCGCGCCGACTCTTCTGCTCGACGACAGCCAGCCGACCCCGCACGATCGTGCCGAAGCCCTGCCGGGACTCCAGCCAGCCATCACGCTTCAGCAGCTCCAGGGCCCGGACGACGGTAGGCCGCGACATCCCGAACGCCTGGACCAACTGGTTCTCACTGGGCACCCGAGTGCCCGGGGCATACGTGCCGTCCTCGATGCGGCTCTGGATCGTCTGGGCGAGGCGGACGTACTTGGGTGCCGCCACTTCATACGCCATGAACGCCGCCTGTCGAGATTGGCCAAGTCAACTGGTCAACCAGACTAGCGAGAAATCCTGTTGCGCAGTACTGCTGCGCGGCGGCCACGTCAGCTGTCGGGCCAGGCATCGGCCATCACGAAGGAGACGACCGTGCCACCGAAGCGACTGGGACCCGACCGCCAGGACTCCGCGATGGAATCGACGAGCAGCAAGCCGCGTCCATGCGCCTCATCGGCCCCAGGGCGCCGTAGCCGCACGTTCGCCGGATACCCCGGGTTGTGCACATCGACCCGGAGTGAGGCCCCCTCGCGGAACCACTCGATCTGGACGATCCACGGATCGTCCGAGTACCCATGGACGATGGCGTTGGTCACCAGCTCAGAGACCATCAGTACGCAGTCGTCCACCGAGCAGGCCGGGTTGTACGGGGCGATGAACTTCCGGAACCAGCGCCGGGCCCGGGGCACGGACTCCGCGACGGGGTGCAAGGTCA includes:
- a CDS encoding SCO3933 family regulatory protein, translated to MRVIRIDASSATILLTEAPAPKVRDRQTGEIAKDAVSGETLMTLGVVYIDDGESALIQVTVPESGVTEGLTVGAPVALPGLVARPWQSVFNGQQRHGIAYRATAVMPGAFSMAEAG
- a CDS encoding GntR family transcriptional regulator, producing MAYEVAAPKYVRLAQTIQSRIEDGTYAPGTRVPSENQLVQAFGMSRPTVVRALELLKRDGWLESRQGFGTIVRGRLAVVEQKSRRGRETLEREESQTPGRLVAVDRVSVPARVASVLGLPKRAEVLMRRFLVEDEGEAVELVSSYFPAGLVDGTDLGSSEPLGAGIREHLEGRKKVRFDHVTERVSARLADAGEAALLGLPDGVPVLSVLVAAFDAAGQALQVSDVLLPADRQELEDTYRLN
- a CDS encoding ATP-binding protein; translated protein: MSYLIDRHPSSDSPRLGAMTLHPVAESVPRARRWFRKFIAPYNPACSVDDCVLMVSELVTNAIVHGYSDDPWIVQIEWFREGASLRVDVHNPGYPANVRLRRPGADEAHGRGLLLVDSIAESWRSGPSRFGGTVVSFVMADAWPDS